A DNA window from Pseudomonadota bacterium contains the following coding sequences:
- a CDS encoding slipin family protein — MTLPVFVFVGVMIIFFLISAIKVLNEYERGVIFRLGRVLGTPKGPGLIILIPIIDRMVKVSLRTVVLDIPPQDVITRDNVSIKVNAVVYFRVIDSLKAIIDVENYLYATSQLSQTTLRSVLGQAELDDLLAHREKINERLQEILDTHTESWGIKVSNVEVKNVDLPQEMQRAIARQAEAERERRAKIIGAEGEYQAATKLSEASEILSQNPMALQLRYMQTLIEISTEKNSTIIFPLPIDLIKMFMEKTK, encoded by the coding sequence ATGACATTACCTGTTTTTGTTTTTGTTGGAGTTATGATAATTTTTTTCCTTATCAGTGCAATTAAGGTTTTAAATGAGTACGAGAGAGGTGTAATATTCAGACTCGGACGGGTACTGGGCACTCCAAAAGGTCCAGGGCTCATAATCCTTATTCCTATAATAGACAGAATGGTAAAGGTAAGTCTGAGGACCGTTGTTCTGGATATTCCTCCGCAGGATGTCATTACGCGTGATAATGTATCGATAAAGGTAAATGCAGTTGTCTACTTCAGGGTTATAGATTCATTAAAGGCAATTATAGATGTAGAGAATTATCTCTATGCAACAAGCCAGCTTTCCCAGACAACCTTAAGGAGCGTACTGGGTCAGGCCGAACTTGATGACCTGTTGGCACACAGAGAAAAGATCAATGAGAGATTGCAGGAGATACTGGATACACATACTGAATCCTGGGGTATCAAGGTATCGAATGTGGAAGTCAAAAATGTAGACCTGCCGCAGGAAATGCAGCGCGCAATAGCACGGCAGGCTGAGGCAGAGCGTGAGAGAAGAGCAAAAATCATCGGCGCTGAAGGCGAATATCAGGCAGCTACAAAACTTTCCGAAGCATCTGAAATACTCTCGCAAAATCCTATGGCATTGCAGTTGCGCTATATGCAAACCTTGATTGAAATTTCAACGGAAAAAAATTCTACAATAATTTTCCCGCTGCCGATTGATCTGATAAAAATGTTTATGGAGAAGACTAAATAA